In the Panthera tigris isolate Pti1 chromosome F3, P.tigris_Pti1_mat1.1, whole genome shotgun sequence genome, CCCTGGGGCGCTCCATCTCGAGATTCCTGGTTCAAAAAGTTGGATTTCCTCTTGTTGCCAGAAACTAGGGACCCCGAGCCCTGGAATTGGGTGGGGACACTGATAGCTCTCCCTGGATGCGGGGGTGGTCTTGGGAGGGCCCAGGATTTCATGGAGTCATCTGCCTCTGCAGCAGACGGATGGATCTGTCTCTCAGAAAAGTAGGGGGATCTCTCCTATTCGGGGAGGAGAAGCCCCCCTCACCCCTGAAGCACGTGGAAGTCCTCGCTCTTGTCTAGCCCCCCTCCCTGGGCCGCAGCGCCAGGACTCCTCTTTTTGACCTCTAGAAAGGTGAAGCCCCGCGGTCTTCCCTTCCAGAGATGGCTTCTTCGGTGTTCCAAAACCCAGGATCCCGTCCACCAGCTCCGCACCTCCGGGCCCCCAGCTTTTCTTCTTACTCTCCTGCCCTGgcctgtctgccccacccccacccccacccccaaagataCCCCGCTCTTGCTTCAGCTAATGGACCTAGAACTTAGAGCCCCCGGGTGCCCAGCAGACGCCATGTGAGCGGAAGTTGTAGGAGAGGGAGTCACTGCTCCTCGCACCTCCAGGCCTCACAGAAAGGAGGACCAGCATTTACTGATATTAGAGCAGCAAGGATGTGGGCTTGACAACAGGTAGGACTTCTCAACTGCCAAGAGGCCTGAAGACCAGAAGGGAGGAGCCAGTTCTCCTTCCTGAGGTCTCTTGAAGGTGAGGAGCACTGCCCTCAACGCACCCCATCCTCCCCCCTGCCCAATctggtggggctggaggagaagccacctggagagaaggaaggagagaagcccccccgcccccaccccagctgccctCAGGCCCGTGGCTGGAGGGCTGGGGCCCAATGGGAGAGCTAGGACCGCTGGCATGGGTTTTGGGGGGAATAGGTCACGCGGTGGGGGCTAGAAGAAAGAGCACAGCGTGTACCTGCAGAGCGGTGGGAACGTGTCTCCACGTGCGCGGGGGGCAAAAGTTGTGGGCGTGCAGAGGAATGTGCTGTTTGAGGGCTGCGGGTGATGGAGATGGGAGAGCAGGGTGTGCGAGAGGTTCAGACACAAGCAGTccgtgtgtgagtgtgagtgtgagtgtgcacTGCGTTTGCACCACGAGTCGTGTTTAGATAAAGGCACACGGTGCATCACGGCTCTTAGGTCCATGGATGTGCAAACTCACACGCGTGTGGCATGTGTGCTTCGAGAAAGCACGTGAGCCCGGCTGCGTGTGAAgccggggggcagagagacagaacttgGGAAAGAGGAGACAGGCTTGGCCTGTCAGCCATCAGGGGGCTGCGGCCTTCAGAGATGCTGTGTCCACGCCAGCCTCCTGgacccttctcttccccttcgctgtctttgtctctctttgtctcggctctcctctttctcttcctgcctctccccccaatCTCCCAGCTTTAACCCCCTCTACTTCAGAGCGTCAGTGTGGGTGCAGAATACCTTGTCTGTCACCTCCTCAGCGCCCAGCCCATCTCAGCGCTCCTGCCCCCAGGggacagtgtggctggagtgtCCACGGGCTCGGGTGCTGTCCCTCACACgtcattatttttatcttcatactTCTTTCCCTCTTGAAACTGATTCTCAGACCCTTCCCAGTCTCCCACACTCCACTGGTTGCTGCAGACGTGCTATGAATTTGGGACCCTGTGAGACGCACTAATGGGTGGAAGGcaaggtcggggggggggggtggtgatcaTAGATCACAGAGCAAATGGGTGTCAGTGGTCCCTGAGTAGACTGGAGGACACGTTTAATGAATGGAGGTCAAGTCAGGAGATTGTGGGGTTACTGAGCACTTCGGGGCCCTACAAGGTCAGTGTCAGCCTTGGGGGGGGCGGCGGTGTGATTAAGTGACCTGGAAGTTTGTGAGCAGTCAGGAATCAGTGGAGACGTGGAGGGAACAGTACGTGGTTGGGTGGAGTTAGCAGATTTGAGGTTAGCAGCTTGTCCCGGAGGGTCCGTGATTATCTCCCGGTTTCAAGAAGTGATTGAATTTGGAGGGTCCTGGCTGGAATCCGAGCGGAAGTTGGTACATTTTGAAATCTGTGGTTGATAGAGGCGTTGGGGAGACCCGAGACGGGGGACGGTGGAAGGCAGGGGGCATTCGCACCTGGGGGCCTGGGTCTGAGTAAAGATCAGGAGCCGACTGGCCCCAGCGCAGACCTTCTTGCCCTGtgagtttccttctctctcccctccccccccccccaccccccatcccaggCTGCAAGATTAAGGCTCTGAGGGCCAAGACCAACACGTACATCAAGACCCCGGTGCGCGGCGAAGAGCCCGTGTTCATGGTGACCGGGCGGCGGGAGGACGTGGCCACAGCCCGACGGGAAATCATCTCGGCGGCCGAGCACTTCTCCATGATCCGCGCCTCCCGCAACAAGTCGGGCGCCGCCTTCGGCGTGGCGCCGGCCCTGCCGGGCCAGGTGACCATTCGCGTGCGGGTGCCCTACCGCGTGGTGGGGCTGGTGGTGGGCCCCAAGGGGGCAACCATCAAGCGCATCCAGCAGCAGACCAACACGTACATCATCACGCCGAGCCGCGACCGCGACCCCGTGTTCGAGATCACGGGCGCCCCGGGGAACGTGGAGCGCGCGCGCGAGGAGATCGAGACGCACATCGCGGTGCGCACGGGCAAGATCCTTGAGTACAACAACGAGAACGACTTCCTGGCGGGGAGCCCCGACGCCGGCCTGGACAGCCGCTACTCCGAGGCCTGGCGGGTGCACCCGCCCGGCTGCAAGCCGCTCTCCACCTTCCGCCAGAACAGCCTGGGCTGCATCGGCGAGTGCGCGGTGGACTCCGGCTTCGAGGCCCCGCGCCTGGGCGAGCAGGGCGGGGACTTCGGCTACGGCGGCTACCTGTTCCCGGGCTACGGCGTGGGCAAGCAGGACGTGTACTACGGCGTGGCCGAGACCAGCCCCCCGCTCTGGGCGGGCCAGGAGAACGCCACGCCCACCTCGGTGCTCTTCTCCTCCGCCtcctcgtcgtcgtcgtcgtccgCCAAGGCCCGCGCCGCGCCGCCGGGGGCGCACCGCTCGCCCGCCGCCTCCTCCGCGGGGCCCGAGCTGGCCGGACTGCCCAGACGCCCGCCGGGAGAGCCGCTGCAGGGCTTCTCCAAACTGGGGGGCGGCCTGCGGAGCCCCGGCGGCGGGCGGGACTGCATGGTGTGCTTCGAGAGCGAGGTGACTGCCGCCCTCGTGCCCTGCGGACACAACCTGTTCTGCATGGAGTGTGCAGTACGCATCTGCGAGAGGACGGACCCGGAGTGTCCCGTCTGCCACATCACGGCCACGCAAGCCATCCGAATATTCTCCTaagccccctgccccaggcctcctGCGTCCCTCCCCAGGGGCCCGCCCTGGATCTGTTTTCCACCGGGGCCTTTTGGAAATCAGTGGTCTGAGGGGCAAGGTGCTTAGAGATGCTCGCTccgtggggagggggaggggaggcgatGGTGGCTGAGGAGGGGTAGGCCATTTTCAGAGCCTCTGGTCACCCCAGTCCTggaatggtggggagggggccaggcaGGAGATTTTACTAGAGTTACAACTCTGATACCTCAACACACCCTTCAATCTGGAAGCAGCTAAGAGAAACTTTTGTTTTGCCAGAGGTGACCGTTAAGGCATCCTGACCCCCTCTGTCCACCTCCCCATCTGCATcacactgcccctccctctgcggaggggatggggaaagggagggggacaggtTCCATCTGTATCTAGAGGTGCTCTTTCCAGTCCTCAAGCCCTCTCTGGCCCTGACCTTTGACCTCCCAACATGACCCTCTAGACCCTCCACTGCCATATCCTGTTTGGGAATCTGTTCCTGGGTTTCCAATGGTACAAGGGGGTTGGGGCCCTTTCAGAAGTCTGCACAGAAATtccgggcggggggtggggggaagcatgTCAATCTAGAAAGGGCTCAGAGCTCATCTCCCCGACAGAGCTGGGTGCAGGGGTCTGGAGAGAgagctcctctctgcccctccggcTCCCCGCCCCCATCTTCCCTCCATTGGGCTCTCCCTTCCCTTTACTGTTTCCACCGGCTCTCCTCTTTGCTTCCCCTTGATGGCTGCCCTTCCCAgccctgtcctcctcccctctcttcccttctccccctccctcctgccccttctaGTCCAGCTTTGGGTTCACCATCTCCCCTGGGGAGAAATAGGGGAGAAGAGCATTTGGatggaccccccccccatttaattCCTCTTCTGGCATTCGGAGGCCCTCCCCACTCCAAAGAAACACCTCTAATTCTTGATGGAATGTATCCCCATTCTCAGTGACAATTTGAGGAGGGAACGAATACTGGGGTACATCAAGGGTCGAACCTCCGCCTCTACCGTCTTTGGGCATTGCATTTGGGGAGCAGTTCTCGGGCTGGATTTTCTAGCAGCCGGCAGTCGTGGAGAGCCAGGGTCATGTGTGTGTCTGCTGTTCAAGGGGACAGGAAGGAGCCTGAGGCTGGTGGATGGaagggccccccctccccc is a window encoding:
- the MEX3A gene encoding RNA-binding protein MEX3A, giving the protein MPSLVVSGIMERNGGFGELGCFGGSAKDRGLLEDERALQLALDQLCLLGLGEPPAPTAGEDGGGGGGGAPAQPAAPPQPAPPPPPAAPPAAPPAAPAAQTPQPPTAPKGASDAKLCALYKEAELRLKGSSNTTECVPVPTSEHVAEIVGRQGCKIKALRAKTNTYIKTPVRGEEPVFMVTGRREDVATARREIISAAEHFSMIRASRNKSGAAFGVAPALPGQVTIRVRVPYRVVGLVVGPKGATIKRIQQQTNTYIITPSRDRDPVFEITGAPGNVERAREEIETHIAVRTGKILEYNNENDFLAGSPDAGLDSRYSEAWRVHPPGCKPLSTFRQNSLGCIGECAVDSGFEAPRLGEQGGDFGYGGYLFPGYGVGKQDVYYGVAETSPPLWAGQENATPTSVLFSSASSSSSSSAKARAAPPGAHRSPAASSAGPELAGLPRRPPGEPLQGFSKLGGGLRSPGGGRDCMVCFESEVTAALVPCGHNLFCMECAVRICERTDPECPVCHITATQAIRIFS